The following coding sequences lie in one Panicum virgatum strain AP13 chromosome 6N, P.virgatum_v5, whole genome shotgun sequence genomic window:
- the LOC120678872 gene encoding xyloglucan endotransglycosylase/hydrolase protein 8-like, which produces MARRSLALLAAALAILQVASARSWLRQFTTDGTVRMGSDASGQQVVMLNLDRSSGAAGLNSKQQFLYGEFSFEMKLIRGNSAGTVSCFYLSSGTDDWRDEIDMELLGNSSCQPVVLNTNVWANGDGKKEHQFDLWFDPSADHHTYTIIWNPSNILFKVDNVFIRSFKRYADLPYPSSKPMTLHATLWDGSYWATEKGKVPIDWNNAPFVVSYRSFYASACVSGGACHAGRDGWMRKQLSRAELGTVKWAERNYMRYNYCQDGWRFPQGLPAECSRS; this is translated from the exons ATGGCGCGGCGTTCTCTAGctcttctcgccgccgcccttgcgaTTTTGCAGGTCGCCTCGGCGAGGTCCTGGCTCAGACAATTCACCACAGACGGCACCGTGCGCATGGGAAGCGACGCTTCGGGCCAGCAGGTGGTGATGCTCAACCTAGACcggagctccggcgccgccggcctaaACTCCAAGCAGCAGTTCCTCTACGGCGAGTTCAGCTTCGAGATGAAGCTCATCCGGGGAAACTCCGCCGGCACCGTCTCATGCTTTTAC CTTTCGTCCGGCACCGACGACTGGCGCGACGAGATCGACATGGAGCTCTTGGGCAACTCAAGTTGCCAGCCCGTTGTACTCAACACCAACGTCTGGGCCAATGGTGACGGCAAGAAGGAGCACCAGTTCGACCTCTGGTTCGACCCCTCGGCCGACCACCACACCTACACCATCATCTGGAACCCCAGCAACATCCTCTTCAAGGTCGACAACGTCTTCATCCGCTCCTTCAAGCGCTACGCCGACCTCCCCTACCCGAGCTCCAAGCCCATGACCCTGCATGCTACCCTGTGGGACGGCAGCTACTGGGCCACCGAGAAGGGCAAGGTCCCCATCGACTGGAACAACGCGCCCTTCGTCGTCTCCTACCGGAGCTTCTACGCCAGCGCCTGCGTCAGCGGCGGCGCGTGCCACGCCGGCAGGGATGGCTGGATGAGGAAGCAGCTCAGCCGCGCCGAGTTGGGGACCGTGAAGTGGGCGGAGCGCAACTACATGCGCTACAACTACTGCCAGGATGGGTGGAGGTTCCCGCAGGGGCTCCCAGCTGAATGCAGCCGCAGCTAA